Genomic DNA from Lactuca sativa cultivar Salinas chromosome 8, Lsat_Salinas_v11, whole genome shotgun sequence:
AAATTAGTAACTAAAATACCATTGAAATTACTACTAAAACCACACACAAATCCTAATTAACCCAAATATTTTTTTCCTAAtttgttccttcatcgcttgtagCACCGCTAGATCAGCAGGCGCTAAACCCTCCTCGCTTGTTCGAAAAATTGACAACTGTTGTGTCATTAGTTCCCTCTCTTTTTGCTCCTGCTTCTTCCGTGCCTGCCTTTCCAGGAATTCCAAATGACGACATTTCAAGTCATTTTgtcttttattaataaattgtgcTCGTCGAGTTTCGCTCTTATTTCTGCCGCATCTTTTGCTCTCGTCTCCACCTCCTTCGAATGTCTTGTAGCGCGCCTTGCTTTGTCGCGTCCGGACGGTCGTCGTGGTGGGGATATCTCTTGGATATCATCTGGGATCTCATCGTCATCGGCGTTTAGGTCGATGTTAATCCGTGCGTCCAACATGTCGACCGAGGTAGAATTGCAAGACCTTTTGGATTGAACCTCCGACGATGTAGGCGTTTTATTCCACTTTGGATCCACTCGCAACaattcccatgatttttcaaagtcgAAAACATGACCCATTTCGATCCGATATTGTTCTTTAGCAGCTTTGAACAAATCGAAGTTGTTGGTTCCACTTTGTTGTTGCGCCGCAATCCGGTTGTAAATACCATTGAATTTGCTGCACCGCTTACTTATCATACCCCATTTGCTGCTCAACATGTCATTGTTGCGATAcggatttttctttaaaaaagcgTGAAACTTGTCGAGCACCGCCCCCTAATAAGCTCCTTTTTTCATTCCATTTCTGCGAAGTTCGTTTTTTGAAGTAGCACACCAAGCCGTCGTCAAAGCGTATTCCTCCTCCGGTGTCCACCATTGTGGAACGTCTGCATTTTCTGTTTTTACCGCTATTGATTTCCCTTTCGAttttcctttccctttccctttcttACTACTTCCCGCTTCCACTTGAACCGATGGTTGTGTTGTAGGCGATGGTTGGTTTGTTGTTTGTTGCATCGAACCAAAAGTAGAGAAAAGATTTTGTTGTAAATTTGGGTTTTGACCAAATTGAGTTTGTTGAACGTAAGGTGAGTTGGGAAATTGCAGTGGCGGTGAAGCGGGATTGAAAGTGGCGTCTTGGTATGGGATTTGCGATGAACCTTGAGACgataaaatgttgaaataattttCATACCCCGCAAATCCGAAAGGCGAGGTTGTGTTTGGGTTTGATGATGGAAGGGGGGGTGTTTGGGTTTTGCTCCATTTTTCGATTAACAAAGTGTAGAAAATATAGagaggattttaaaaagatatgTAAAGTTTAAATTAaaaagagtatatatatatatatatatataaattttttttttaaatgaatttcAAACGTTTGCAAACGGTCATAAAAAACGGTAAAAATAATGTCCGTTTCACTTCGTCATAACGCCCACGAGAACTGCTCGACGAGATGCAAcgagttggggggggggggggggggggggggcggtgtTCCCCCCGTCACGACGGCGTTGTCGTGTGCCACGTCACCCCGTTGATTCTCATTCCTGGCCCATACCGTGCACTCTTAGAAAGAAAAGCGGACAGATCACCACCAATAATATGTTCCCATAACTTGTAATAACTCAAAAGATCCTCTTCATTGTCCTTATGAGTATTATTCACATACACAGGACTGATTGCACACTCTCTTACCATTACTCCATTATTTCTCAAAGGATTTTCTAATATTGTAACACAAACTTGATCACCATTTTTAATCTTATTGTCCCCAAACATCCAATGACTTAACCATACTATATCTTCATTAGTTTCTCCCACAGCATATATACGACCATAATATATCCAGGTGCAATTTGTTGTCACATTCTCTACTTTTATTCTTAAATGACTTAAATTTTTTGTGTCTCGAAATGTATACACAAAGCTTATATTTATTCCTTGTATTGTTTTATTCATTGAAGACGATGTCATGGCTATCGATATTGATATTGATGAACCCTTGCTTTTATGAGGTAGCCAATCTGGAACTGCTTTCCCAGGAAAACATATGCTAATATTCCAAATTCGTAAAGCACCTTCAATTAAAACATTAGATTGTATGAATTTTAAGCATattagtgtatgtgtgtgtgtctgtgagaTCCATAGAAACAGAGCAGAAGAAAGAGGATACCTGGACTGGGTCTTTCTTTGGAGGAGAAAATCTGTATGAATCCTGTATCCGTATCTTCTGATGTTTCAAATGTTGTAAATTTGTCCACCCCAAGCTGCATAAGATCTGCTCATCAATTTCCGCTATATCTTGAAATTTTATTCTGCCTTCAATTTCGCTCAATGACTCCGCACCATAATGATACAGAACTGATGGTGATGACATTTCTTGAGGGAATGTTATTTTAATAAGTGACAAACAATTTTCAGTAGACAAATATTTGATTGTAGGTGGAGGGCACAATACCGACTTCAACATCCAACATTCTCCAACATCGAGTTCCTCAAGCCTGCTAAGGCTTCTCACACAATCAGGCAGGGAATCAATCGGATTCTTATTTAGATATAATTTCTTCAACATCGACATGCTACTGAAGTCCTTTGGAAATGATTCATTAGACAAATTATTGCCATTAAGCGACAAGGCTACTAGTGAAGTTAGCCAAAATGATTTTGGAGTTTTCGGTATAATAGAGGAAGATGCGTATGACTCCATATCCTTCATCCGCATTAGAAACTCACTAGCACCTAAGCATCCGTCTAATGATAGTCTTCTAACATTCTTTAACTTGCTAATGCTAATTGGAACATTACTAAGCTTACTGCAGTAGCTCAAGTCAAGAATAACAAGGCCATCACATCCGCCAATTGACTCACACACATGAATCAAGCTTTCACAGTTCGTAAGAATCAACCTCTCAAGTACAGGTAGCCAAGAGAAGCCTTCAACTCTAACAATCTTGCAATAACTCAGATTAAGAATCTTCAATGACCCAAGAAGCTGTTGCATTGgatatcctctaatcaggaatatTATAACGAAGATATTAATTGTCTAAAAATTGAAGTAAAAGCTTTTAATTTCATACCTTTGGCTTCTTCCAAAGCTGTGTGAGATTACTGTAAGACATGTCAAGAGCAACCAAATTTTCCATTGGTAAGCCCGAAGGTATGAATTTTGAATGGAATCCATGCATGCATAACCACCTTAAACCTTCTGGAAAATTCTTGTAAGATCCGTCGATTTTGACATGATTGAGTTGGAGCAGCTTTAGCTTATCCATCTTTCTTAATGCATCTGCTCTCAATTCGACGTTTTTGCAATGAGAAGACGAAAGCATTAGGAGAAGCCGAGAAAAAAACAACCAAATCCTTAAAAAGAACTCATACACAATCTGGATTGGTTGATCAGCTCTAAAACTCTTGTTCACGTCATCATCTTTGAAGTTATGCTCCTTTCTCAATAAGTTCGTGTCAAGGATAAGACCTCGAATTCTTTGGGTACCCtatcaaaaagaaaatcaaaacaaacatTAATCATTTTGTTATAAGGATGATAAAGCTAACGAATACTCATGATGACTATATATGTTGTATTTACCTTGTCCTTTTTCAACAAATCGAGGGACTCCTCATGTTTCCATACTCGACTACGCTTCCATGGCTTTTCAGGTGATTCTTTGCGGACTAAATCTCTCCCCATCTCTTGAAGCAATTGATGCATCCTCAACTCATTTCTTCCTCCAATCGTGAGAAGACATCTATCAATGAGCTCAGTGATCCCATATGATGTTGGAAACCCTCATTCCCTT
This window encodes:
- the LOC111881764 gene encoding disease resistance protein RPV1 translates to MGRDLVRKESPEKPWKRSRVWKHEESLDLLKKDKGTQRIRGLILDTNLLRKEHNFKDDDVNKSFRADQPIQIVYEFFLRIWLFFSRLLLMLSSSHCKNVELRADALRKMDKLKLLQLNHVKIDGSYKNFPEGLRWLCMHGFHSKFIPSGLPMENLVALDMSYSNLTQLWKKPKLLGSLKILNLSYCKIVRVEGFSWLPVLERLILTNCESLIHVCESIGGCDGLVILDLSYCSKLSNVPISISKLKNVRRLSLDGCLGASEFLMRMKDMESYASSSIIPKTPKSFWLTSLVALSLNGNNLSNESFPKDFSSMSMLKKLYLNKNPIDSLPDCVRSLSRLEELDVGECWMLKSVLCPPPTIKYLSTENCLSLIKITFPQEMSSPSVLYHYGAESLSEIEGRIKFQDIAEIDEQILCSLGWTNLQHLKHQKIRIQDSYRFSPPKKDPVQVLYEFGILAYVFLGKQFQIGYLIKARVHQYQYR
- the LOC111881763 gene encoding uncharacterized protein LOC111881763, encoding MLSSKWGMISKRCSKFNGIYNRIAAQQQSGTNNFDLFKAAKEQYRIEMGHVFDFEKSWELLRVDPKWNKTPTSSEVQSKRSCNSTSVDMLDARINIDLNADDDEIPDDIQEISPPRRPSGRDKARRATRHSKEVETRAKDAAEIRAKLDEHNLLIKDKMT